TTGCTTTTGTAATCACTGGTTAAACTCCATTAAATTCCCAAATTAGTTATACCCTATCCACAAGTGGAAATGCTCTATAATAATTATCATCTTTTAAACTGTTAAACAACATAAGTGTTCCACCATCATAGTTTCCTGGAAAAAACATTACTAAAGGCTGCTTTTCCACAATTCTATGTAGGTTATTTAAAATAGTATGCGACCTTATTATGGGCCATGACTTTCCTACGCCCGTTAAGAATACTATATCAGTATCCTCCAGCCGTTCTGCTATATACTTAACTACTAAATCATTTTCTAAAGTTAATCTTAAAGTTTTCTTAGTTGCATTTAGTACATACTGGCTACCCTTTTTCTCTTCCATTTGAAAATTTTTTTTTAGATATCCCTTTAATTCTAAAATCTCTAATATAATTTCATAAAGATCAAATTCTATTATATTTAATCCATATGTACTCTTAATTTTTTCTTTTATAAATTTCACTCTATCCCTGACTAAAAGTTCATATTCGGGCTCATAGTCAAAAACATAGAATCCAATTTCATTACCAAGCCCCTTATTTTTTCTAAAGTTAGGCTCTGTTATCCTAGGTATTATTTCATCAATTCTTTGATATATATCTTTCATTTATACCCTCCCATATTCTAAAACACACACAACAATTATAAGCTGTTACGCCTTCTAACTACTCACTATCTCCTATTATAGCGTTTATATACATTTTATCTCCTATTTTATATAAATGTTCTTTAACTTCTCTATCCAAAATAGGGATCTTTATCTTTCTATCACCCTTTTGATTTTCAATAAGTCCACACTCAAAAATAATTCTTACATAAACCTGTTTTAACTTTTTCAATGTGTACTCCGTCCACGAAGCCACTTTTTCACTTTGCTCTTTCTTACTTTGAAAAAATAAATTAAAATCTTTGTCTCTTAATAATAAATCTCTTAATAATAATTTTTCCTTATAAACTTCATTCATAAACTCAAAAAATAATCTATCTGTTTTAATAATTGAATACAAAACAAGAATTTTTGATGTCTCTATATTTCCTTCTGATATTTTATTTATTATAAAATTATCTAAATCTTTAAGTCTTGTCACTATAATTGATGCAACTTCCTTCTTTCTAGCTTCACTTTCAAGCTGGAAAATATTATCTTTTACCGATTTATTTTTTATTTCATCTATTGATATCCCTGTATTTATAAGTACTGCAGCCTTTTTAGTTTCTTTGTATAAATATGGTCTAGACTTAATAGTAGATTTATATTCCATAACAAAATTCACCTCCGTGGTCCAGTTTTACAGTAATAATTGTAACATATTACAAAGTAAATATACATGATTAAAAATCACTCATTATCATTTACCAATTCTAAATTATGAATTTACAATCTTCCCCATAC
The DNA window shown above is from Haloimpatiens massiliensis and carries:
- a CDS encoding DUF1819 family protein, whose product is MEYKSTIKSRPYLYKETKKAAVLINTGISIDEIKNKSVKDNIFQLESEARKKEVASIIVTRLKDLDNFIINKISEGNIETSKILVLYSIIKTDRLFFEFMNEVYKEKLLLRDLLLRDKDFNLFFQSKKEQSEKVASWTEYTLKKLKQVYVRIIFECGLIENQKGDRKIKIPILDREVKEHLYKIGDKMYINAIIGDSE
- a CDS encoding DUF1788 domain-containing protein translates to MKDIYQRIDEIIPRITEPNFRKNKGLGNEIGFYVFDYEPEYELLVRDRVKFIKEKIKSTYGLNIIEFDLYEIILEILELKGYLKKNFQMEEKKGSQYVLNATKKTLRLTLENDLVVKYIAERLEDTDIVFLTGVGKSWPIIRSHTILNNLHRIVEKQPLVMFFPGNYDGGTLMLFNSLKDDNYYRAFPLVDRV